From one Deinococcus detaillensis genomic stretch:
- a CDS encoding TetR family transcriptional regulator: MVSQSSRPARARSPEEKLVRRGDILRAAERLWTTTPYADLSMNEVAREVRLAKGTLYLYFSTKEDLFLALLAEHYQAWFSDLNALLDERQPKQPDEVADVIAQSLSSHEALRRLQLLLGSVLERSEQAIAFHQKVVALMQETAPRLPYPHDLAMRVLVHTEALSVGWQHLVEEIPARRNLMLNPDLKPLMVNFEEELKVSLRALLNYLQP; this comes from the coding sequence ATGGTCAGTCAATCCTCCCGCCCAGCCCGCGCCCGCAGCCCCGAAGAAAAACTCGTTCGCAGAGGCGATATTCTCCGCGCCGCCGAACGCCTCTGGACCACGACGCCTTACGCCGATCTGAGCATGAACGAAGTGGCCCGCGAAGTGCGGCTCGCCAAAGGAACGCTCTACCTTTATTTTTCCACCAAAGAAGACTTGTTCTTGGCGCTGCTCGCCGAGCATTACCAAGCCTGGTTTAGCGATCTCAATGCCCTGCTCGACGAGCGCCAGCCCAAGCAGCCGGATGAAGTCGCCGACGTGATCGCCCAGAGCTTGAGCAGCCACGAAGCGCTGCGCCGCCTTCAGCTTTTGCTCGGCAGCGTGCTCGAGCGCAGCGAACAGGCGATTGCCTTCCACCAAAAAGTGGTGGCATTAATGCAGGAGACCGCCCCAAGGCTGCCTTATCCCCACGACCTGGCGATGCGCGTTTTGGTTCACACCGAAGCGCTGTCGGTCGGCTGGCAACATCTGGTCGAAGAAATTCCGGCGCGGCGCAACTTGATGCTCAACCCCGATCTCAAGCCTCTGATGGTCAATTTCGAAGAGGAACTGAAGGTGTCGCTCAGGGCGCTGCTGAATTATTTGCAACCTTAA
- a CDS encoding DUF2171 domain-containing protein, whose translation MTNNDMSQVDNALDQELRDSITEHLQVKDANGEHVGTVDHLDGDRIKLTRTDSSDGQHHYINLSDVKSADQVAVYLEKAKADLKM comes from the coding sequence ATGACCAACAACGACATGAGCCAAGTGGACAACGCCCTAGACCAAGAACTGCGCGACTCCATCACCGAGCACTTGCAAGTCAAGGACGCCAACGGTGAGCACGTCGGCACGGTGGATCACCTCGACGGCGACCGCATCAAGTTGACCCGCACCGACAGCAGTGACGGCCAGCACCACTACATCAACCTCAGCGACGTCAAGAGCGCCGATCAAGTGGCCGTGTACTTGGAAAAAGCCAAAGCCGACTTGAAAATGTAG
- a CDS encoding nucleotidyltransferase domain-containing protein yields the protein MLDLAHTLAARLGQLSGVEAVTLGGSRARGNTPPDSDWDLGLYYRKEQPFDLAALNALCRELDDAGTAEATPIGGWGPWVDGGAWLTVGGVRVDFIYRELGRLRRSVADALADYIKLHAQPGHPHGIHSHHYAAELAVGQLLFDPASRLAALKDELGGYPPALKAALIAHYDWQPDFWLYGAVKGLGRGDTHYAQGCAYQAVMALAQTLCARSETWITNEKGAVTLAAGVAGAPLHFAERIGAALSPLDPSALQQLIQETNCPVSRWP from the coding sequence ATGCTTGACCTGGCCCACACCCTCGCTGCCCGCCTCGGTCAGCTTTCCGGCGTGGAGGCCGTGACGCTCGGCGGCTCACGGGCACGCGGCAACACTCCACCGGATTCGGACTGGGATTTGGGGCTGTATTACCGCAAGGAACAGCCCTTTGACTTGGCAGCGCTCAATGCCCTGTGCCGCGAACTCGACGACGCCGGAACCGCCGAGGCCACTCCGATTGGCGGCTGGGGGCCTTGGGTAGACGGCGGCGCGTGGCTGACGGTGGGCGGCGTGCGGGTAGATTTCATTTACCGCGAACTGGGCCGACTGAGGCGAAGTGTGGCAGACGCGCTGGCAGACTACATCAAGCTGCACGCCCAGCCCGGCCACCCACACGGCATCCACAGCCACCATTACGCGGCGGAATTGGCGGTGGGCCAGCTTCTGTTTGATCCGGCCAGCCGCCTTGCCGCCCTCAAAGACGAACTGGGCGGTTATCCTCCGGCGCTCAAGGCCGCCCTGATCGCCCATTACGACTGGCAACCGGATTTCTGGCTTTACGGCGCGGTTAAAGGGCTGGGGCGCGGCGACACCCACTACGCTCAGGGCTGCGCTTATCAAGCGGTGATGGCACTGGCCCAGACGCTTTGTGCGCGGAGCGAGACGTGGATCACCAACGAGAAGGGCGCGGTGACCTTGGCAGCGGGCGTAGCAGGTGCGCCGCTCCACTTTGCCGAGCGAATCGGCGCGGCCCTCTCGCCGCTCGACCCAAGCGCCCTCCAGCAGCTCATCCAGGAAACGAATTGTCCTGTCTCAAGGTGGCCTTGA
- a CDS encoding NADAR family protein, with translation MPPTVYFYKTAHAFSNFHPSRFESGGVVYRWAEQYLMARKAALFGDQTRPALILAAHTPAECKALGRQVTPYDNAAWERERSAIALEMLRLKFGQNQKLLAELMATGDAELVEASPTDRIWGIGFAEAEAEFHRAEWGQNLLGKALMAVRKEFQTNA, from the coding sequence ATGCCGCCGACTGTTTATTTCTACAAAACCGCCCACGCCTTTTCCAACTTCCATCCGAGTAGGTTTGAGAGTGGCGGCGTGGTGTACCGCTGGGCCGAGCAATACCTGATGGCCCGCAAAGCGGCTCTGTTTGGCGACCAAACACGCCCCGCACTCATTCTGGCCGCCCACACACCCGCCGAATGCAAAGCGCTGGGCAGGCAAGTGACGCCTTACGACAACGCCGCTTGGGAGAGGGAGCGCTCTGCGATTGCCTTGGAGATGCTGCGGCTCAAGTTTGGACAGAATCAAAAACTTTTGGCGGAACTGATGGCAACAGGTGACGCCGAATTGGTGGAAGCCTCACCCACTGACCGGATTTGGGGCATCGGTTTTGCCGAAGCCGAGGCTGAGTTTCACCGCGCCGAGTGGGGCCAGAATCTGCTCGGCAAGGCTTTGATGGCCGTGCGAAAGGAATTTCAAACCAATGCTTGA
- the proS gene encoding proline--tRNA ligase — MTQEKTQTQPKQAQSNSDKKAQQYGVTPQSVDFNDWYNEVVKKADLADNSPVAGAMVMKPYGSALWERIVRWLDDEFKARDHESLVFPTLIPMSFIMKEADHVEGFAPELFTVNKIGTEVLAEPYVLRPTSETIIGHMWSGWLNSYRDLPFLHYQWGSVFRAELRTKAFLRTSEFYWHEGHTAHASAEEAQAEVRMILDLYHQFCRDILALPVVRGEKTASERFAGATSTYSIEGMMRDGKALQAGTSHYLGQKFSKAFGVKFQTRDQKEEFAYTTSWAISSRIIGALIMTHGDDKGLMMPPNIAPTQVIIIPVGRKDNFDEMVAEGEKLAAELRAQGVRVKVDKRDGVTNGFKYNEWELKGIPVRIELGPRDLEQGVVVVKDRTSDEKETLSRAEAVSGITSRLDAIQAFLLKRATDFMLDNTVTVDSYDEFKAAIEAGKWVRAFHSGDPESERQIKEDTKATARNIPLDDAEFFAEREEGVCVHTGKPAAYGKRVIFGRQY; from the coding sequence ATGACGCAGGAGAAGACCCAAACCCAGCCCAAACAAGCTCAGTCCAACTCCGACAAAAAAGCCCAGCAATACGGTGTGACGCCCCAGAGCGTGGATTTCAACGATTGGTACAACGAAGTCGTCAAAAAAGCGGACCTGGCTGACAACAGCCCGGTGGCGGGCGCGATGGTGATGAAGCCGTATGGCAGCGCCCTGTGGGAGCGGATCGTCAGGTGGCTGGACGACGAATTCAAAGCCCGCGACCACGAATCTTTGGTGTTCCCCACGCTGATTCCGATGAGCTTCATCATGAAGGAAGCCGATCACGTGGAGGGATTTGCGCCAGAGCTGTTCACCGTCAACAAAATCGGCACTGAAGTGCTGGCCGAGCCTTATGTGCTGCGTCCCACGTCCGAAACCATCATCGGGCACATGTGGAGCGGCTGGCTCAACTCTTACCGCGACCTCCCGTTTCTGCATTACCAGTGGGGCAGCGTCTTCCGCGCCGAGCTGCGCACCAAAGCCTTCCTGCGAACCAGCGAGTTTTACTGGCACGAAGGCCACACCGCCCACGCCAGCGCCGAGGAAGCCCAAGCTGAAGTGCGGATGATTCTGGACTTGTACCACCAATTTTGCCGCGACATTCTGGCCTTGCCGGTGGTGCGCGGCGAGAAAACCGCTTCCGAGCGCTTCGCGGGAGCCACCTCCACGTACAGCATCGAGGGCATGATGCGCGACGGCAAAGCCCTGCAAGCCGGAACCAGCCACTACCTCGGCCAGAAGTTCAGCAAGGCCTTCGGCGTCAAATTCCAGACCCGCGACCAAAAAGAAGAATTTGCCTACACGACCTCGTGGGCGATTTCCAGCCGGATTATCGGGGCGCTGATCATGACCCACGGCGACGATAAAGGGCTGATGATGCCGCCCAACATCGCGCCGACCCAGGTGATCATTATTCCGGTGGGCCGCAAAGACAACTTTGATGAAATGGTGGCCGAGGGCGAGAAACTGGCTGCCGAGCTTCGCGCTCAGGGCGTGCGCGTCAAGGTGGACAAGCGCGACGGCGTGACCAACGGCTTTAAGTACAACGAATGGGAACTCAAGGGCATTCCGGTGCGCATCGAACTCGGTCCCCGCGACCTTGAGCAGGGCGTGGTGGTCGTCAAAGACCGCACCAGCGACGAAAAAGAAACGCTAAGCCGCGCTGAGGCGGTCAGCGGCATCACGTCCCGTCTGGACGCTATTCAAGCTTTCTTGCTCAAGCGGGCCACCGATTTCATGCTGGACAACACCGTGACGGTGGACAGTTACGACGAGTTCAAAGCCGCCATCGAAGCAGGAAAATGGGTGCGGGCCTTCCACTCTGGCGACCCTGAGAGCGAGCGTCAGATTAAGGAAGACACCAAAGCCACCGCCCGCAACATCCCTTTAGACGACGCCGAGTTCTTCGCGGAAAGGGAAGAGGGCGTCTGCGTGCATACTGGCAAGCCCGCCGCTTACGGCAAGCGAGTGATCTTCGGGCGGCAGTACTAG
- a CDS encoding DUF1345 domain-containing protein, translating into MSAASMPPVRVNAPMRLLLSFGLGVAAWALCAFMPYPATWKNIPWELRALVGWLVSAGTYLISSWRLIYSVNGDWIRQVAQQEDNGRRASGLIAVATSIISLAGVMFALSKAGSLKNQPLQAELLIGAGLLSVALSWLVIQTVYLFRYAHLYYETPEGGVQFPGTPEPDYLDFAYLSFTIGMTYQVSDTDLDQRPMRRLLTGHSLISYVYGVVIIALAISAVSSVLS; encoded by the coding sequence ATGTCTGCCGCCTCTATGCCTCCCGTCCGCGTCAATGCTCCTATGCGGCTTCTCTTGTCGTTTGGCCTCGGGGTGGCGGCTTGGGCGCTGTGCGCTTTCATGCCGTATCCGGCCACCTGGAAAAATATTCCCTGGGAGCTGCGGGCCTTGGTGGGCTGGCTGGTGTCTGCTGGCACTTACCTGATCTCCTCTTGGCGGCTGATTTACTCGGTCAACGGCGACTGGATTCGGCAGGTGGCCCAGCAAGAAGACAACGGCAGGCGGGCCTCCGGACTCATCGCGGTGGCCACTTCCATCATCAGTTTGGCAGGCGTGATGTTCGCGCTGTCCAAAGCGGGCAGCCTCAAAAACCAGCCACTGCAAGCCGAGCTGCTGATCGGTGCGGGGTTGCTGAGCGTGGCGCTGTCGTGGCTGGTCATTCAAACGGTGTATCTGTTCCGCTACGCTCACCTCTATTACGAAACGCCCGAAGGCGGCGTGCAGTTTCCCGGCACGCCTGAACCCGATTACCTCGATTTTGCTTACCTGTCGTTTACCATCGGCATGACGTATCAGGTGTCCGACACCGACCTCGATCAGCGCCCGATGCGGCGGCTGCTGACCGGCCACTCGCTGATTTCTTACGTCTACGGCGTGGTGATTATCGCTCTGGCCATCAGCGCGGTCAGCAGCGTGCTGTCTTAA
- a CDS encoding 2-phosphoglycerate kinase: MPSVTRELQIGSPGRQWPFSRGLVAESLLNAGATPDEAAAVARRVEAELRASRRGAVSAAQLKALMVEVTRDVGGRVMAAAVEQQTAAYEDLMVIAKKGELPFSRGVLARSLEDTGLLGSEAYAVASRIDIQLRQKGVKALSVAEIDDLTERTLQDMYGEQLKLTYRFLRQNRGKLGVMGSSGDAPEPFSKGILSQSLLAAGVPPDSARKVARVTQRQLRGAEDRLVERRIIRERVEQLLEAEVGPDVAARYRLLQVIRHPPRPLVILLGGVSGTGKSYLAAEIAYRLGIARVISTDSIREVMRSMVSPALLPTLHASTFTAWQALSDPNEVTPEHPSTEVLLLGFREQVQQVSVGLDAVVRRSIEEGMSVVMEGVHLVPGYLSARHGAIVIPMLITLPDQSEHRRHFESRDKQTTQSRPLHRYMRYFEEIRAMQDDLEQLARRLDVPILDSLSLDESADQAVDVVMRRILTELTPEERVRLLGNEELSLEQTDLTKVGEEMQR; encoded by the coding sequence ATGCCTTCAGTGACAAGGGAACTTCAGATTGGCAGCCCGGGGCGGCAGTGGCCGTTTAGTCGCGGTTTGGTGGCCGAATCGCTGCTGAACGCGGGCGCGACGCCGGACGAAGCCGCAGCGGTGGCGCGGCGGGTCGAAGCCGAGCTGCGGGCCAGTCGGCGCGGCGCTGTTTCGGCAGCCCAGCTCAAAGCCTTGATGGTGGAAGTGACCCGCGACGTGGGCGGCAGAGTGATGGCGGCGGCGGTTGAGCAGCAGACCGCCGCTTACGAAGACCTGATGGTCATTGCCAAAAAAGGTGAGTTGCCTTTTTCGCGTGGGGTGCTGGCCCGCAGCTTAGAAGACACTGGCCTACTGGGCAGCGAAGCCTACGCGGTGGCCAGCCGCATCGACATCCAGTTGCGCCAGAAGGGCGTCAAAGCGCTGAGCGTGGCCGAGATCGATGACCTGACCGAGCGCACTTTGCAGGACATGTACGGCGAGCAGCTCAAACTGACCTACCGTTTCTTGCGCCAAAACCGGGGCAAATTGGGCGTGATGGGCAGCAGCGGCGACGCGCCTGAGCCGTTCTCGAAGGGGATTCTCAGTCAGTCGCTGCTGGCCGCTGGCGTGCCGCCCGACTCGGCCCGCAAGGTCGCCCGCGTCACCCAGCGCCAACTGCGCGGCGCGGAAGACCGCCTGGTCGAGCGGCGGATCATTCGGGAGCGGGTCGAGCAACTCCTGGAAGCCGAGGTGGGGCCGGATGTGGCGGCCCGTTACCGCTTGCTGCAAGTCATTCGCCACCCGCCGCGCCCGCTGGTGATTTTGCTCGGCGGCGTCAGCGGCACCGGCAAGAGTTATCTGGCCGCCGAAATCGCTTACCGGCTGGGCATCGCCCGCGTCATCAGCACCGACAGCATCCGCGAGGTGATGCGCTCGATGGTTTCGCCCGCGCTGCTGCCGACCCTGCACGCTTCTACCTTCACGGCTTGGCAAGCGCTGAGCGATCCCAACGAGGTCACGCCGGAGCATCCCAGCACCGAAGTGCTGCTGCTGGGCTTCCGCGAGCAAGTTCAGCAGGTCAGCGTGGGGCTCGACGCAGTGGTGCGCCGCAGCATCGAGGAAGGCATGAGCGTGGTGATGGAAGGCGTGCATCTGGTGCCGGGGTACTTGAGTGCGCGTCACGGAGCCATCGTCATCCCGATGCTGATTACCCTGCCCGACCAAAGCGAACACCGCCGCCACTTCGAGTCGCGTGACAAGCAGACCACCCAGAGCCGCCCGCTGCACCGCTACATGCGTTACTTTGAAGAAATCCGGGCCATGCAGGACGACCTCGAGCAGTTGGCGCGGCGGCTGGACGTGCCGATTCTGGACAGCTTGTCACTCGACGAATCTGCTGATCAAGCTGTGGACGTGGTGATGCGCCGGATCCTGACCGAGCTGACGCCCGAAGAGCGGGTCAGGCTCTTGGGCAACGAGGAGTTGAGCTTGGAGCAAACCGACTTGACCAAAGTGGGCGAGGAAATGCAGCGGTAG
- a CDS encoding potassium channel family protein, with translation MKAKQCLVIGLGRFGTAVATTLYEMGHEVVAVDQKEENVERVLNLVTHAAILDATEERALRSIGVADFDVVIVGIGTDVQANILATMNAKSLGAKYVVCKAIDEMARRVLERVGADLVIRPEHDMGVRLARQIATPNIVDTLDLGGDYAIVDIEANERLRGTLKDLNLSNRFGVQVIAINRSGRIEITPRAEEELRPHDKVVLIGTSHSIDELRRFLGS, from the coding sequence ATGAAAGCCAAACAATGCCTCGTCATCGGTCTGGGCCGCTTCGGCACGGCGGTGGCCACCACCCTCTACGAGATGGGCCACGAAGTCGTCGCTGTGGACCAGAAGGAAGAAAACGTCGAGCGGGTGCTGAATTTGGTGACGCACGCCGCCATTTTGGACGCCACCGAGGAACGGGCGCTGCGCTCAATTGGCGTGGCGGATTTTGATGTGGTCATCGTGGGCATCGGCACCGACGTGCAGGCCAATATCTTGGCCACCATGAACGCCAAGAGCCTCGGGGCCAAGTACGTGGTCTGCAAAGCCATCGACGAAATGGCGCGGCGGGTGCTGGAGCGGGTCGGCGCTGACCTCGTCATTCGGCCCGAACACGACATGGGCGTGCGGCTGGCCCGCCAGATCGCCACGCCCAACATCGTGGATACCCTCGATCTGGGCGGCGACTACGCCATCGTGGACATCGAGGCCAACGAGCGGCTGCGCGGCACCCTCAAAGACCTCAATCTCAGCAACAGGTTCGGAGTGCAGGTGATTGCCATCAACCGCAGCGGGCGCATCGAAATTACCCCCCGCGCCGAGGAGGAGCTGCGCCCGCACGACAAGGTGGTGCTGATCGGCACCAGCCATTCGATTGACGAGCTGCGGCGGTTTTTAGGAAGCTGA
- a CDS encoding TrkH family potassium uptake protein: MRRSPFSPSSRLRLNFFSFSKFTPPQLIALTFAVTIVVGALLLYSPLTHQSGHSLSLVQSFFMATSALCVTGLAVVDVGSTFNLFGQLVMLALIQIGGLGIITFGTLFAFLLGRRINFSERVRLAQQVSAFDTGGVVRLIRQIFIFTLSAEALGTLLLALRFVPKEGWGKGLYYSLFHAVSAYNNAGFSLYPDNLMGFAGDPLINFVIGGLIILGGMGFIVQINILGHWRSPRRERILVHSKIVLSVMAALLAVGMLSFLLFDWNNPRTLGPLPLGEKLLVSFFQGVTPRTAGFNTVDYSGISQPSLFITIILMFIGANPGSTGGGIKTSTFFVMMMAAISLVRGRSDLAVFGRRVDRATIVRAMTVGLLSLGLVNTGFLLLLIANNDNNLSFERLFFETVSAFGTAGLSMNTTTLLNSNQEMIVSALMYLGRIGPLTFAVAFGNRVKSEPVKYPPERDILIG; this comes from the coding sequence ATGCGACGCTCACCGTTTAGCCCATCCAGCCGACTGCGCCTCAACTTCTTCAGCTTCAGCAAATTCACCCCGCCGCAACTGATCGCGCTCACCTTTGCCGTGACCATCGTGGTGGGAGCGCTGCTGCTGTATTCGCCGCTGACCCACCAGAGCGGCCACAGCCTGAGCTTGGTGCAGTCGTTTTTTATGGCCACCAGTGCGCTGTGCGTCACCGGTTTGGCAGTGGTCGATGTGGGCAGCACCTTCAACTTGTTCGGCCAGTTGGTGATGCTGGCACTGATCCAAATCGGCGGGCTGGGCATCATCACCTTCGGTACCCTGTTCGCTTTTTTGCTGGGGCGGCGCATCAATTTCTCCGAGCGCGTCCGGCTGGCCCAGCAGGTCTCGGCCTTCGACACAGGCGGAGTGGTGCGCCTCATTCGCCAGATTTTTATCTTTACCCTCAGCGCCGAAGCGCTCGGGACGCTGCTGCTGGCCCTGCGCTTCGTGCCCAAAGAAGGCTGGGGCAAGGGGCTGTACTACTCGCTGTTTCACGCGGTCAGCGCTTACAACAACGCCGGATTCAGCCTCTATCCCGACAACCTGATGGGCTTTGCCGGCGATCCGCTCATCAATTTCGTGATCGGCGGGCTGATTATTCTGGGCGGGATGGGCTTTATCGTGCAGATCAATATTCTCGGCCACTGGCGTAGCCCCCGCCGCGAGCGCATTTTGGTGCACAGCAAAATCGTGCTGAGCGTGATGGCGGCGCTGCTGGCCGTCGGGATGCTGAGCTTTTTGTTGTTCGACTGGAACAATCCGCGCACGCTGGGGCCGCTGCCGCTGGGCGAGAAACTGCTGGTCAGCTTTTTTCAGGGTGTCACGCCGCGCACTGCCGGTTTCAACACGGTGGATTACAGCGGCATCAGCCAGCCGAGTCTGTTTATCACCATCATCTTGATGTTTATTGGAGCCAATCCGGGGTCAACTGGCGGCGGCATCAAGACCAGCACCTTTTTCGTGATGATGATGGCCGCCATCAGTTTGGTGCGCGGGCGCAGCGACCTGGCAGTGTTCGGGCGGCGGGTCGACCGCGCCACCATCGTGCGGGCCATGACGGTGGGGCTGCTGAGTTTGGGCCTGGTCAATACCGGATTCTTGCTGCTGCTGATTGCCAACAACGACAACAACTTGTCGTTCGAGCGCCTGTTTTTTGAAACTGTCAGTGCTTTCGGCACAGCGGGCCTGAGCATGAACACCACCACCCTGCTCAACTCCAATCAGGAAATGATCGTGTCGGCGCTGATGTATCTGGGCCGCATCGGGCCGCTGACCTTTGCCGTGGCTTTCGGCAACCGCGTCAAGAGCGAGCCGGTCAAGTATCCGCCGGAGCGCGACATTCTGATCGGCTGA
- a CDS encoding TrkH family potassium uptake protein: MSWKTTLTRPNWLRARSQQPNRRRGQLSPAQLIALTYAGGILLGTLLLSLPGVYQVGQSLSLIQRLFTATSAICVTGLVVADTAETFSIFGQIILLLLIQVGGVGIITFGTLFAFLRGRRINFSERMQLAQQVQALDVGGVLPLIRAIFTYTLVAELIGTLLLWTRFGPEQGTWPGLYSAFFHAVSAYNSAGFVLGDFSRYVADPLISLTVTALIVLGGLGFLVQLNVLSNIHRPRQNRLLTYTKLTLTITGLLLVLGTLLIALTEWHNPKTLGPLPLSGKLLASLFQSATPRSAGFSTLHIASMQPASILVVMILMLIGASPGSTGGGIKTTTLAVLVGSAWNMVRGRGELVVFGRRIEPDIVVRAGTVTTLYAGLLLSALFVLMATNGHLSFELLLFEAISAAATVGLSLDVTHQINTAGLLLLTALMYLGRIGPLTFAVAFNLRGNTAIKYPAERDIPIG; the protein is encoded by the coding sequence ATGTCTTGGAAGACCACATTGACGCGGCCCAACTGGCTGCGTGCCCGCTCTCAGCAGCCCAACCGGCGGCGCGGCCAGTTGAGCCCAGCGCAGCTGATCGCCCTGACCTACGCGGGGGGCATTTTACTGGGCACCTTGCTGCTGAGCTTGCCGGGGGTTTACCAGGTCGGGCAGAGCCTGAGCCTCATTCAGCGGCTGTTTACCGCCACCAGCGCCATCTGCGTCACCGGATTGGTGGTGGCCGATACCGCAGAGACCTTCAGCATCTTCGGGCAAATCATTTTGCTGCTGCTGATTCAGGTGGGCGGCGTGGGGATCATCACTTTCGGCACGCTGTTCGCTTTTCTGCGCGGGCGGCGCATCAATTTCTCCGAACGGATGCAGCTGGCCCAGCAGGTGCAGGCGCTGGACGTCGGCGGAGTGCTGCCGCTGATCCGGGCGATCTTTACCTACACCCTGGTGGCCGAGCTGATCGGCACGCTGCTGCTGTGGACCCGCTTCGGGCCGGAGCAGGGCACCTGGCCGGGGCTGTATTCGGCTTTCTTTCACGCGGTCAGCGCTTACAACAGCGCCGGATTCGTGCTGGGCGATTTTAGCCGCTACGTCGCCGATCCGCTCATCAGCCTGACGGTCACGGCGCTGATCGTGCTGGGCGGGCTGGGCTTTCTGGTGCAGCTCAACGTGTTGTCGAACATACACCGGCCCCGCCAGAACCGCCTGCTGACCTACACCAAGCTGACCCTGACCATCACCGGCCTGCTGCTGGTGCTGGGCACGCTGCTGATCGCGCTGACCGAGTGGCACAATCCCAAAACCCTAGGGCCACTGCCCCTGAGCGGCAAACTGTTGGCCAGCTTATTTCAGAGCGCTACCCCGCGCTCCGCCGGTTTTTCGACGCTGCATATCGCCTCAATGCAGCCGGCCAGCATTCTGGTCGTCATGATCTTGATGCTGATCGGGGCGAGTCCCGGCTCGACTGGCGGCGGCATCAAAACCACCACGCTGGCGGTGCTGGTCGGCTCGGCCTGGAACATGGTGCGCGGGCGCGGTGAGCTGGTGGTCTTCGGGCGGCGCATCGAACCCGACATTGTGGTGCGGGCCGGAACCGTTACCACCCTCTATGCGGGACTGCTGCTCAGCGCCCTGTTCGTGCTGATGGCCACCAACGGGCACCTGAGTTTTGAGCTGCTGCTGTTCGAGGCGATCTCGGCGGCGGCCACCGTCGGCCTGAGCCTTGACGTGACCCATCAGATCAACACCGCCGGGCTGCTGCTGCTCACGGCGCTGATGTACCTGGGCCGCATCGGGCCGCTGACCTTTGCGGTGGCCTTCAATCTGCGCGGCAACACCGCCATCAAGTACCCCGCCGAGCGCGATATTCCAATCGGCTGA
- a CDS encoding methyltransferase domain-containing protein, which produces MPRPASSHSKTRSDSRSRDARPPRKKARRPTGPTGPAAEYEIEALDGLEAVAREELGAVPGARDIREGRFWFPGDPTRLTRLKASVAVYRVKTFDVPRPKALLGHQQLGDLAAFLRPVIEYGKHQSFRLSAAGRESSTMRRLAEELEISLGIPHHPEEGELLIRLRPTENPNKIPEEKPPEPRFAEPEPQQDSRGRAGRGRDNRPSNRFQRAEVWREEEEVDENMEPEAPPEPRFEEGWDVLARLTPRPLSARAWRVCNMAGGLNATIAYAVFKLAGVREQDRVFNPMSGSGTLLIERDLMGPSTALVGVDINPDAVRCAQQNIEAAGRTIEVARVDALETGLPPRSFDLIVADLPWGDAITVRGGNEALYLAFLKEMHRLCSRQGRMVVLTHELKLFERLMAEQDRWHVHELFQVYSGGHHPKAYLLSRK; this is translated from the coding sequence ATGCCGCGCCCAGCTTCCAGCCACTCCAAAACCCGCTCTGATTCCCGTTCGAGAGACGCCCGCCCGCCGAGGAAAAAGGCCCGCCGCCCAACTGGCCCCACCGGCCCCGCCGCCGAGTACGAAATCGAAGCGCTGGACGGCCTGGAGGCGGTGGCCAGGGAAGAGCTGGGAGCGGTGCCGGGAGCGCGGGATATCAGAGAAGGCCGCTTTTGGTTTCCCGGCGACCCGACCCGCCTGACCCGCCTCAAGGCCAGCGTGGCGGTCTACCGCGTCAAAACTTTTGATGTGCCGCGCCCCAAAGCGCTCCTCGGCCACCAGCAACTCGGTGATCTGGCGGCGTTTTTGCGCCCGGTGATCGAGTACGGGAAGCACCAGAGCTTTCGCCTGAGTGCGGCGGGCCGCGAGTCGAGCACCATGCGCCGCTTGGCCGAGGAACTCGAGATTTCGCTGGGCATTCCGCACCACCCCGAAGAGGGCGAGCTGCTGATTCGCCTGCGCCCCACTGAGAATCCCAATAAAATCCCCGAAGAAAAGCCGCCGGAACCCCGCTTTGCCGAGCCTGAACCTCAGCAGGACAGTCGGGGCCGGGCCGGGCGGGGGCGTGATAACCGGCCTTCCAACCGCTTCCAGCGGGCCGAGGTTTGGCGCGAAGAAGAGGAAGTTGACGAGAATATGGAGCCGGAAGCCCCGCCGGAACCCCGCTTCGAAGAAGGCTGGGACGTGCTGGCCCGCCTGACCCCGCGTCCGCTGTCGGCCCGTGCCTGGCGGGTGTGCAACATGGCCGGCGGGCTGAACGCCACCATCGCCTACGCGGTGTTTAAGCTGGCGGGCGTGCGCGAACAAGACCGGGTGTTCAACCCAATGAGCGGCAGCGGCACTCTGCTGATCGAGCGTGACCTGATGGGGCCGAGTACGGCGCTCGTGGGCGTGGACATCAACCCCGACGCCGTACGCTGTGCCCAGCAAAATATTGAGGCGGCGGGCCGAACCATTGAGGTCGCACGGGTGGACGCGCTTGAGACGGGCCTGCCACCGCGCAGTTTCGATCTGATCGTGGCCGATCTGCCGTGGGGCGACGCCATCACCGTGCGGGGCGGCAACGAAGCGCTGTATCTGGCCTTCCTTAAGGAAATGCACCGCCTCTGTTCGCGCCAGGGCCGGATGGTGGTGCTGACCCACGAACTCAAGCTGTTTGAGCGCCTCATGGCTGAGCAAGATCGCTGGCACGTCCACGAGCTGTTTCAGGTTTACAGCGGCGGGCATCATCCGAAAGCGTATTTGCTGAGCCGGAAGTAA